In a genomic window of Helianthus annuus cultivar XRQ/B chromosome 10, HanXRQr2.0-SUNRISE, whole genome shotgun sequence:
- the LOC110881144 gene encoding uncharacterized protein LOC110881144, with product MALFFLTSFYAYDVVFFSEWTHLNAKNLCRLLRYFYLALGLKVNLVKCSLFGDGGDYDLGEMTSIIHCRVGSFPFNYLGLLVGANRSWKPIVNNFKSRLAIWKAKQLSFGGKITLIKSILNSLPTYFFSLYKAPVQVIEDPERLKGSFLRWIERCLKSEMGHVGEDHCSYGIWGFGFWFASRHKFGVALQVVVEI from the coding sequence ATGGCCCTCTTCTTTCTCACTTCCTTTTATGCATATGATGTGGTCTTTTTTAGTGAATGGACTCATCTCAACGCTAAAAATTTATGCCGGTTGCTTAGATACTTTTACTTAGCGTTGGGTTTGAAGGTGAACTTGGTGAAGTGTAGTCTTTTTGGGGATGGGGGTGATTATGATTTGGGTGAAATGACGTCTATTATCCATTGTAGAGTTGGCTCCTTTCCGTTCAACTATTTGGGCCTACTAGTTGGGGCAAATAGGAGTTGGAAGCCTATTGTTAATAATTTCAAGAGTCGGTTGGCCATTTGGAAGGCCAAACAACTCTCGTTTGGCGGCAAAATTACCCTAATAAAGTCGATTCTAAATTCGTTGCCCACATACTTCTTTTCCTTGTATAAAGCTCCCGTACAAGTTATTGAAGACCCTGAAAGGTTGAAGGGGTCCTTTTTGAGGTGGATCGAAAGATGTCTAAAAAGTGAAATGGGTCATGTGGGAGAAGATCATTGCTCCTATGGAATCTGGGGGTTTGGGTTTTGGTTCGCTTCGAGACACAAATTTGGCGTTGCTCTCCAAGTGGTGGTGGAGATTTAA
- the LOC110881320 gene encoding uncharacterized protein LOC110881320, translating into MLEQIDENPDIPVKAVQEQFQRQFAIGISRMKTYRAKKLAKKHVEGDYVEQYALLREYANELIQQNPGTIVKIEVEAGPDPGNNIRQFRRIYVCLAALKQGFKALGRDFLGLDGAFMKGPFPGQILTAVGVDCNNGIYPVAYAIVESENKDSWMWFLELLGADLDIGSNSNFTFISGRQKGILPAITRLFPCAEHRYCLRHIDENMKVSFKGDLYKDMLWKCAAATTIPEFTLAMDELKAFNKKAHLWLSKIPPLHWTRAHFSRRVVSDILLNNMCEVYNGKIVEGRDKPIISALEYIREYLMRRIVTVLNVIENSEGLLTPKATEMFDKIKQDATHYHVQWNGGDHYQVSGKPNSACVVNLAARTCSCRGWEITGMPCRHVVAALWEKAATGGRVGALESWVHPVYTMDRWKWVYSFKVNPINGRTLWVKIQLPTTIVPPKHHTQVGRPKKLRKRSAIELEELTQSGRLSKKHTKAACTKCKNTEHNSRTCKGQAEAGTNANAGKAGKRAKVGKPGKGGN; encoded by the exons ATGTTAGAACAAATTGATGAGAACCCAGATATACCAGTTAAGGCAGTTCAGGAGCAATTTCAAAGGCAGTTTGCTATTGGGATTTCCAGGATGAAGACATACAGGGCTAAGAAATTAGCCAAGAAACATGTAGAAGGGGACTATGTTGAGCAGTATGCACTGTTGAGAGAGTATGCTAATGAATTAATCCAACAAAATCCAGGTACTATTGTAAAAATTGAAGTAGAAGCTGGTCCAGATCCAGGGAATAACATAAGACAGTTTAGAAGAATATATGTTTGTTTGGCTGCTTTGAAACAGGGCTTTAAAGCATTAGGTAGGGATTTCTTGGGACTTGATGGGGCATTTATGAAAGGACCATTCCCAGGTCAGATCTTAACTGCTGTAGGTGTTGACTGCAACAATGGTATCTACCCTGTTGCTTATGCAATTGTTGAATCTGAAAACAAGGACTCCTGGATGTGGTTTTTAGAGCTGTTGGGTGCAGATCTTGATATAGGGAGCAATtccaatttcactttcataagtGGTAGGCAAAAG GGAATACTTCCTGCAATCACAAGGCTCTTTCCTTGTGCTGAGCACAGATACTGTCTCAGGCACATAGATGAGAATATGAAAGTGAGCTTTAAAGGTGATCTATACAAGGATATGTTGTGGAAGTGTGCTGCTGCAACTACAATTCCAGAGTTTACACTTGCTATGGATGAATTGAAGGCTTTCAACAAGAAAGCCCACCTGTGGTTGTCTAAGATTCCACCATTGCATTGGACAAGGGCACACTTTTCAA GAAGGGTTGTTTCTGACATACTTCTTAACAACATGTGTGAAGTTTACAATGGTAAGATTGTGGAAGGCAGGGACAAGCCCATCATTTCTGCACTAGAGTACATAAGGGAGTATCTTATGCGGAGGATTGTGACTGTGTTGAACGTGATAGAGAATAGTGAAGGGCTGCTGACACCAAAAGCAACTGAAATGTTTGATAAGATCAAGCAGGATGCAACTCACTACCATGTTCAATGGAATGGAGGGGATCACTACCAGGTCAGTGGCAAACCGAATAGTGCTTGCGTGGTGAACTTGGCTGCAAGGACTTGTAGTTGCAGAGGCTGGGAAATAACAG GTATGCCATGTAGACATGTTGTGGCTGCATTATGGGAGAAGGCTGCTACTGGTGGAAGGGTGGGTGCTCTAGAGAGTTGGGTTCATCCAGTTTACACCATGGATAGGTGGAAATGGGTGTATTCATTCAAGGTTAACCCAATTAATGGTCGTACTTTATGGGTAAAGATTCAACTTCCGACAACTATTGTACCTCCAAAGCACCATACACAAGTCGGAAGACCAAAAAAGTTGAGGAAAAGATCTGCAATTGAGCTTGAAGAGTTGACCCAATCTGGTAGGCTGTCCAAAAAGCACACTAAGGCTGCATGCACAAAGTGTAAGAACACCGAACATAATTCAAGGACATGCAAAGGTCAAGCTGAAGCGGGTACTAACGCAAATGCTGGGAAAGCGGGTAAACGTGCAAAAGTTGGGAAGCCTGGGAAGGGTGGAAATTGA
- the LOC110881139 gene encoding uncharacterized protein LOC110881139: protein MASCSSMNEYFQRMKDLAEQLNDVGHPVSESRLVLQMVTGLPQEYDTVASFITQADKSWDDAREMIDREQWRQAARQQTHSALTASHGTPQNTTNNNPNPNTSNPPPPQPKRLSFVSSNSFTYAPFDIVHCDL, encoded by the exons ATGGCCTCATGCTCATCTATGAATGAGTATTTTCAACGGATGAAAGATCTTGCGGAGCAACTTAATGACGTCGGTCACCCGGTTAGTGAGTCTCGGTTGGTTCTTCAAATGGTTACGGGTCTCCCTCAAGAATATGACACCGTCGCCTCCTTTATCACTCAGGCCGATAAGTCATGGGATGATGCTAGAGAGATGATTGATCGTGAGCAATGGCGACAGGCTGCTCGACAACAAACCCATTCGGCCCTCACTGCTTCCCACGGCACCCCTCAAAACACTACCAATAATAACCCCAACCCCAACACTTCCAACCCACCACCCCCTCAACC TAAACGGCTTTCGTTTGTTAGTTCTAATTCATTTACATATGCACCTTTTGATATTGTTCACTGCGATTTGTGA
- the LOC110884577 gene encoding formin-like protein 14: MSLLSRFFYRRPPDGLLELVDRIYVFDSCFSTEVLPEGLYQLYLHEISNELHEEFPESSFLAFNFREGEKRSQFSETLCEYDITVMDYPKQYEGCPLLPLSIVHHFLHVCESWLTLNNNQNVILLHCERGGWPILAFLLASILIYKKLHTGERKTLEIVYREAPKGLSQLLSPLNPYPSQIRYLQYISRRNLSEEWPPPERALSLDCLILRAIPNFDNKNGCRPFIRIYGRNLLSKDGLLTQMIYSTPRRGRNLRHYRQKHSDVIKIDVQCMVEGDVVLECLHLDVDSEREVMMFRIMFNTAFIRSNILILNCDNLDTLWDSKARFPKGFRAEVLFGDVENVATPKAPTTMLNGEEKGGLPIEAFNKVQELFNGIEWGDGGDDTALWLVKQLSHLNDAKELSMLRNKLGTYSSPFDSEDENNASSVADSLDFLESERSSDVHTASVVNFYDESLEHKTSDIVDSSVSSSGSGDLLPNGSSASPNKVSVEDVSTAPDSDSSRDAPQATTSPPAPPTKSAPAPPPPPPPPSGPLDSTFNFSKSSPPPPPPPPPPFSSIGPPPPPPPPPPFSSKGPPPPPPPPPPLPPPPVSSKGPAPPPPPPPPPPVSSRGPPPPPPPPPPPPPVSCKGPPPPPPPPPPPPVSSRGPPPPPPPPPVSSKGPPPPPPPPPPGRNGLGAAPPPPPPPPPPGRNGPGAAPPPPPPPPPGRNGPGAPPPPPPPPGRNGPGAPPPPPPPPGRNGPGAPPPPPPPPGRNGPGAPPPPPPPPGRNGPGAPPPPPPPPGRNGPGAPPPPPPPGRNGPGAPPPPPPPGQPGVPGPPPPPGHSGGPAPPPPPGPKGSNGVQQPTPASGRLRASGTLSSGKGRVGAGSSIPPKKTSLKPLHWVKVTRAMQGSLWADNQKQEDQSKAPEIDISELESLFSAASVSDNANKGGARRGAKINKPEKVQLVDLRRAYNCEIMLTKIKIPLPDMLNAILALDASALDIDQVENLIKFCPTKEEMETLKNYTGNKEMLGKCELFFMELMKVPRVESKLRVFAFTITFTSQVSDLRRNLSAINDATKEVKESAKLRQIMQTILTLGNALNQGTARGSAIGFKLDSLLKLSDTRARNNKMTLMHYLCKLLAEKMPELLDFDKDLVHLEAASKIQLKTLAEEMQAVSKGLEKVEQELTASENDGAISAGFQKALKGFLDTAEAEVRALISLYSEVGRNADSLSQYFGEDPVRCPFEQVTQILAVFAKMFKKARDENEQQAEAEKKRLEKEALKEQSSVNHTSRKEGVDVDSQKDLRNMIRDKNLSIKKRDAGN, translated from the exons ATGTCTCTTCTCAGTAGATTCTTTTACAGAAGACCGCCAGATGGCTTGCTTGAGCTTGTCGATAGAATTTATG TTTTCGATTCTTGCTTCTCAACTGAAGTTCTACCCGAGGGACTGTACCAACTTTATTTACATGAAATCAGTAACGAATTACACGAAGAATTTCCAGAGTCATCTTTCCTCGCGTTTAATTTCCGAGAAGGTGAAAAACGGAGCCAATTCTCAGAAACATTATGCGAATACGACATCACCGTCATGGACTATCCAAAACAATACGAGGGTTGCCCCTTATTACCGTTATCTATAGTCCATCATTTTCTCCACGTATGCGAGAGTTGGCTTACGCTTAACAATAATCAAAATGTCATTCTGCTTCATTGCGAGAGAGGGGGCTGGCCCATTTTAGCATTTCTTTTAGCCAGCATATTGATTTACAAAAAGCTGCATACCGGAGAACGTAAGACTCTTGAAATCGTTTATCGTGAAGCTCCGAAAGGTTTATCTCAATTGTTATCGCCGTTAAACCCATACCCGTCACAGATTCGGTACCTGCAATACATATCAAGAAGAAATTTATCCGAAGAGTGGCCCCCACCTGAACGAGCGTTGTCTTTGGATTGTCTCATTCTTCGTGCTATTCCAAATTTCGATAATAAAAACGGGTGCAGACCGTTTATTCGAATATACGGCCGAAATCTTTTAAGTAAAGACGGACTTTTGACCCAAATGATATATTCAACTCCGAGGAGAGGTAGAAATCTTCGACATTACCGCCAG AAGCATAGTGACGTTATTAAGATCGATGTTCAGTGTATGGTGGAAGGTGATGTTGTTCTAGAGTGTCTACATCTAGATGTTGATTCCGAAAGAGAAGTTATGATGTTTCGTATAATGTTTAATACCGCCTTTATCAGATCCAATATTTTGATTCTCAATTGTGACAACTTGGACACTCTTTGGGACTCAAAGGCTCGGTTCCCAAAAGGTTTTCGAGCTGAG GTTCTTTTTGGGGACGTTGAGAATGTTGCAACACCAAAAGCTCCAACAACGATGTTGAACGGAGAAGAAAAAGGTGGATTGCCGATTGAAGCGTTTAACAAAGTTCAAGAACTTTTTAACGGGATTGAATGGGGTGACGGTGGTGATGATACTGCTTTATGGTTAGTCAAACAGCTGTCGCATTTAAATGATGCGAAAGAATTGTCGATGTTGAGGAATAAGTTGGGTACATATTCATCACCTTTTGACTCTGAGGACGAAAATAATGCGTCTAGTGTTGCTGATAGTTTAGACTTTTTGGAATCTGAAAGGAGTAGTGATGTACATACTGCATCGGTGGTTAACTTTTATGATGAATCGTTGGAGCATAAAACATCAGACATAGTTGATTCAAGTGTTTCATCGTCTGGAAGTGGTGATTTGTTACCAAATGGCAGTTCAGCATCGCCAAATAAAGTTTCGGTTGAAGATGTTTCAACAGCTCCTGATTCCGATTCTTCTAGAGATGCTCCTCAAGCAACAACTTCTCCTCCAGCTCCTCCTACAAAAAGTGCACCagcgccaccaccgccaccaccaccaccatcaggACCACTGGATTCGACGTTTAATTTTTCCAAAAGTTCACCACCCCCTCCACCACCTCCGCCTCCACCTTTTTCTTCTATaggtccaccaccaccaccaccaccgcctccACCGTTTTCATCTAAAggccctccaccaccaccaccaccacctccgcctCTACCACCACCACCTGTATCTTCTAAAGGccctgcaccaccaccaccaccacctccacctccacctgttTCTTCTAGAggccctccaccaccaccacctccgcctccaccaccgccacctgTTTCTTGTAAAggccctccaccaccaccaccaccacctccgcctCCACCTGTTTCTTCTAGAggccctccaccaccaccaccccctccGCCTGTTTCTTCTAAAggccctccaccaccaccaccacctccacctccgggCCGCAATGGTCTAGGTGCagcacccccacccccacccccacctccACCTCCGGGCCGCAACGGTCCAGGTGCAGCACCcccaccgccaccacctccacctccgggCCGCAACGGTCCAGGTGCACCACCCCCACCTCCACCACCTCCAGGCCGCAACGGTCCAGGTGCACCACCCCCGCCTCCACCACCTCCAGGCCGCAACGGTCCAGGTGCACCACCCCCGCCTCCACCACCTCCAGGCCGCAACGGTCCAGGTGCACCACCCCCGCCTCCACCACCTCCAGGCCGCAACGGTCCAGGTGCACCACCTCCGCCTCCACCACCTCCAGGCCGCAACGGTCCAGGTGCACCACCCCCACCTCCACCTCCAGGTCGCAACGGTCCTGGTGCGCCACCTCCGCCTCCACCGCCAGGTCAACCTGGTGTACCGGGTCCGCCTCCGCCTCCAGGTCACAGTGGTGGACCAGCTCCACCTCCACCGCCTGGACCAAAGGGCTCTAATGGGGTGCAGCAACCTACCCCAGCCAGTGGACGACTACGTGCTTCTGGGACTCTATCTAGTGGAAAAGGTAGAGTTGGTGCAGGATCTTCAATTCCGCCTAAAAAGACGTCTTTGAAGCCCTTGCATTGGGTCAAAGTTACCAGAGCAATGCAAGGGAGTTTGTGGGCTGATAACCAAAAACAAGAAGACCAGTCAAA GGCTCCTGAAATCGATATATCAGAGCTTGAGAGTCTATTTTCAGCAGCTTCTGTTTCTGACAATGCCAACAAAGGTGGAGCTAGAAGAGGTGCAAAAATTAATAAACCTGAAAAAGTTCAATTG GTTGATTTGCGTAGAGCATATAATTGCGAAATCATGCTTACGAAGATAAAGATTCCTCTGCCAGATATGCTC AACGCCATTCTTGCATTGGATGCTTCCGCCTTAGACATCGATCAAGTTGAGAATCTTATCAAATTTTGTCCCACAAAAGAAGAAATGGAGACACTAAAG AACTATACAGGAAACAAGGAAATGCTGGGGAAGTGTGAACTG TTTTTCATGGAGCTAATGAAGGTCCCACGGGTGGAGTCAAAACTTCGAGTTTTTGCATTCACAATTACCTTTACCAGTCAG GTCAGCGATTTAAGACGAAATCTTAGTGCAATCAATGATGCTACTAAAGAG GTCAAGGAATCTGCAAAGTTGCGTCAAATAATGCAGACGATTCTTACACTCGGAAATGCATTAAACCAGGGGACTGCTCGAG GATCTGCCATTGGATTTAAGTTGGACAGCCTTCTTAAATTGTCGGATACACGTGCAAGGAACAACAAGATGACTCTAATGCATTATTTATGCAAG CTTCTTGCTGAGAAGATGCCAGAGTTGCTAGATTTCGACAAGGATCTGGTTCATTTAGAAGCCGCCTCAAAG ATACAATTGAAGACACTTGCTGAAGAAATGCAAGCAGTGAGCAAAGGTCTTGAAAAGGTTGAGCAGGAACTCACAGCTTCCGAAAATGACGGCGCGATATCCGCTGGCTTCCAAAAA GCGTTGAAAGGTTTTCTTGATACTGCTGAAGCTGAAGTGCGGGCTTTAATCTCATTGTACTCCGAAGTG GGAAGAAATGCGGACTCACTTTCACAGTATTTCGGAGAGGATCCTGTTCGTTGCCCCTTCGAGCAAG TAACACAAATTTTGGCGGTATTTGCAAAAATGTTCAAGAAAGCCCGCGATGAAAATGAACAGCAAGCAGAGGCGGAAAAGAAGCGATTAGAGAAAGAAGCGCTTAAAGAACAATCCTCAGTCAATCACACTTCAAGGAAGGAGGGTGTCGATGTCGATTCCCAGAAAGACCTTAGAAACATGATCCGTGATAAAAATCTCTCTATAAAAAAACGAGACGCTGGTAATTAA
- the LOC110884576 gene encoding regulatory-associated protein of TOR 1-like has protein sequence MSLLLVASSDGNVRVWKDYTIKCKQKLVTAFSSIHGVTVRSVNPVVDWQQQSGYMYASGGISSTMVWDLNKEQLLSSIPLSSVCSISALAASQVHGGQFAAGFMDGSVRLYDIRTHKGLVCVTRPHALRVERVVGIGFQPGLYPAKIVSASQAGDIQFLDIRNQSEAYLTIDAHRGSLTAFAIHRHAPLVASNSAKQLIKVFNTEGEQLDTIRYSPNFMARKVGSATSLAFHPYQILLAAGSTDACVSIYADEVDA, from the exons ATGAGTTTGTTGCTTGTAGCCTCAA GTGATGGAAATGTGCGTGTATGGAAAGATTACACAATTAAGTGCAAACAGAAACTCGTAACTGCATTTTCTTCCATTCATGGTGTCACTGTCAGGAGTGTTAATCCTGTAGTTGATTGGCAGCAGCAATCTGGCTATAtg TATGCTTCGGGTGGGATTTCATCAACCATGGTATGGGACCTAAATAAAGAGCAACTTCTAAGCTCTATTCCTCTATCATCAGTTTGCAGCATTTCAGCATTG GCTGCTTCTCAAGTTCATGGGGGTCAATTTGCAGCTGGATTTATGGACGGTTCTGTTCGGTTATATGATATTCGAACACATAAAGG GCTTGTTTGTGTTACCCGACCCCACGCCTTGAGAGTAGAACGAGTTGTCGGAATCGGTTTTCAACCCGGACTTTATCCCGCAAAG ATTGTGAGTGCATCTCAAGCAGGAGACATTCAATTCCTAGATATCAGAAACCAAAGTGAAGCCTACCTGACCATCGACGCGCACCGTGGATCACTAACCGCATTCGCTATACACCGGCACGCACCACTTGTAGCCAGTAACTCAGCCAAACAACTCATCAAAGTCTTCAATACCGAAGGTGAACAATTGGACACCATTCGCTACTCACCAAATTTCATGGCCCGAAAAGTAGGGTCCGCTACTAGTCTTGCTTTCCACCCTTACCAAATACTATTAGCAGCCGGTTCTACCGATGCCTGTGTTTCCATCTATGCTGATGAAGTCGATGCCTGA